Proteins encoded together in one Bacteroidota bacterium window:
- a CDS encoding pyridoxine 5'-phosphate synthase — MATVRTALSVNLNKVALLRNARDLNVPSVTRSARLCLGAGADGLTVHPRPDERHIRPADVAALAGLLAAEGNGAEFNIEGNPFAEAAGTYPGFLTLAERAAELGRLDQCTLVPDTPGQRTSDHGWDLGRDAERLAPVVERLRSLDCRVSLFMDADAGAMAAAAEVGADRVELYTEPYAVAFERGDASAELARFAAAAEAAQAAGLGVNAGHDLNLANLGPFTQAVPGVLEVSIGHALTADALWMGFPAAVRAYQQILSAAVHA, encoded by the coding sequence ATGGCTACTGTCCGAACCGCCCTCAGCGTCAACCTCAACAAGGTGGCGCTCCTCCGCAACGCCCGCGACCTCAACGTGCCGAGCGTGACGCGCTCCGCCCGTCTGTGCCTCGGCGCCGGGGCCGACGGCCTGACGGTCCACCCGCGCCCCGACGAGCGTCACATCCGCCCCGCCGACGTGGCTGCCCTCGCCGGCCTCCTCGCGGCCGAGGGCAACGGGGCCGAGTTTAACATCGAGGGCAACCCATTCGCCGAGGCCGCCGGGACGTACCCCGGCTTCCTCACCCTCGCCGAGCGTGCGGCGGAGCTAGGGCGGCTGGACCAGTGCACGCTCGTGCCGGACACGCCGGGGCAGCGCACCTCGGACCACGGCTGGGACCTCGGGCGCGACGCTGAGCGGCTAGCACCTGTCGTCGAACGCCTCCGCTCGCTCGACTGCCGGGTCAGCCTGTTCATGGACGCCGACGCTGGCGCGATGGCGGCAGCGGCCGAGGTCGGCGCGGACCGGGTCGAGTTGTACACCGAGCCGTACGCTGTCGCGTTCGAGCGTGGCGACGCCTCGGCCGAGCTGGCTCGCTTCGCCGCCGCTGCCGAGGCGGCCCAGGCGGCGGGCCTCGGCGTCAACGCCGGGCACGACCTGAACCTCGCCAACCTCGGACCGTTCACGCAGGCCGTCCCCGGCGTGCTCGAAGTGTCGATCGGGCACGCCCTGACGGCCGACGCGCTGTGGATGGGCTTCCCGGCCGCCGTGCGCGCCTACCAGCAGATCCTCTCCGCCGCCGTCCATGCCTGA
- the rsmD gene encoding 16S rRNA (guanine(966)-N(2))-methyltransferase RsmD, with protein MRIVGGRLRGHRLRAPKGATRPTTDRTREAIFNLVQSRLDLAAARVLDLFAGSGALGLEALSRGAAEAVFVEQRGAALRTVRDNAAALGVAEACAFHRADARRFLEREAARYDLVLADPPYALADLDRLPDLALPRLAPGGLLVLEHSADRSFGQHAALATSRGYGQTVVSLFRMDESAGS; from the coding sequence ATGCGCATCGTCGGCGGCAGGCTGCGGGGGCACCGGCTCCGCGCTCCGAAAGGCGCGACGCGCCCCACGACCGACCGCACGCGCGAGGCCATCTTCAACCTCGTCCAGAGCCGCCTCGACCTCGCCGCCGCGCGCGTGCTCGACCTCTTTGCCGGCAGCGGCGCGCTCGGGCTCGAGGCCCTCAGCCGGGGCGCGGCCGAGGCCGTCTTCGTGGAGCAGCGCGGGGCGGCGCTCCGCACGGTGCGGGACAACGCGGCCGCCCTCGGCGTGGCGGAGGCCTGCGCGTTCCACCGCGCGGACGCCCGGCGCTTTCTGGAGCGAGAGGCGGCCCGCTACGACCTCGTCCTCGCCGACCCGCCCTACGCGCTCGCCGACCTCGACCGGCTGCCTGACCTCGCGCTGCCACGCCTCGCACCGGGCGGCCTCCTCGTGCTGGAGCACAGCGCGGACCGCAGCTTCGGGCAGCACGCTGCGCTGGCGACGAGCCGGGGCTACGGGCAGACCGTCGTGAGCCTGTTCCGAATGGATGAATCCGCCGGGTCGTAA
- a CDS encoding Na/Pi symporter, whose translation MPQRLLQVLSLVLVLLLFFISLELMGDSFKLMGKGVAENLVSTTRNPFVGLFIGILATSMVQSSSTVTAMVVGIVAGGGLTVAGAVPIMMGANIGTSVTNTIVSLGHITRKDEFRRAMAGATVHDFFNLLAVAVLFPVELLTGAISRSAHALEEAVIGLGGADLLSPVKVITDPVAEWVIGLASENGIVVLLVGVVGLFIALRYLVKLLRALLLGRSEKLLHKYVFGHPLAALFFGVVITVMVQSSSITTSVMVPMVGAGIVTVAQIFPFVLGANIGTTVTSILAALVLAGGTGAAGEAALTVAFAHFFFNVFGIALLWPLPFLRRVPIWLAEKLGELSVKNRGYAFGYIALVFFVLPVLVIVGTRGLDTTFYEEVLPEESLEVPEELRLPGEASTEDSLEAL comes from the coding sequence ATGCCTCAGCGCCTCCTCCAAGTCCTCTCGCTCGTCCTGGTCCTGCTGCTTTTCTTCATCAGCCTGGAGCTGATGGGCGACTCGTTCAAGCTGATGGGCAAGGGCGTCGCGGAGAACCTCGTGAGCACGACGCGGAACCCGTTCGTCGGGCTGTTCATCGGCATCCTCGCCACCTCGATGGTGCAGAGTTCGTCCACGGTGACGGCGATGGTCGTCGGGATTGTGGCGGGCGGCGGGCTGACCGTCGCGGGTGCCGTCCCGATCATGATGGGGGCCAACATCGGGACGAGCGTCACCAACACGATCGTTTCGCTCGGGCACATCACGCGCAAGGACGAGTTCCGCCGGGCGATGGCCGGGGCGACGGTCCACGACTTCTTCAACCTCCTCGCCGTGGCCGTCCTCTTCCCGGTGGAGCTGTTGACCGGGGCGATCTCGCGCTCGGCGCACGCGCTCGAAGAGGCGGTGATCGGCCTCGGCGGGGCAGACCTCCTCAGTCCGGTCAAGGTGATCACCGACCCCGTCGCCGAGTGGGTGATCGGGCTGGCAAGCGAGAACGGGATCGTGGTGCTGCTCGTGGGTGTGGTCGGGCTGTTCATCGCGCTGCGCTACCTGGTCAAGCTGCTGCGGGCGCTCCTGCTCGGGCGCAGCGAGAAGCTGCTCCACAAGTACGTCTTCGGGCACCCCCTCGCCGCGCTCTTCTTCGGCGTCGTCATCACGGTCATGGTGCAGTCCTCGTCGATCACGACGAGCGTGATGGTCCCGATGGTCGGGGCCGGGATCGTGACCGTCGCGCAGATCTTCCCGTTCGTCCTCGGGGCCAACATCGGGACCACGGTGACCTCGATCCTCGCGGCCCTCGTGCTGGCCGGCGGCACCGGGGCCGCCGGCGAGGCGGCGCTGACGGTCGCCTTCGCGCACTTCTTCTTCAACGTCTTCGGCATCGCCCTGCTCTGGCCGCTCCCCTTCCTCCGCCGCGTCCCGATCTGGCTGGCCGAGAAGCTGGGCGAGCTGTCGGTCAAGAACCGGGGCTACGCCTTCGGCTACATCGCGCTCGTGTTTTTCGTCCTGCCAGTCCTCGTGATCGTCGGGACGCGCGGGCTGGACACGACGTTCTACGAGGAGGTGCTGCCCGAGGAGTCGCTGGAGGTCCCGGAAGAACTACGCCTCCCCGGCGAGGCGTCTACGGAGGACAGCCTAGAGGCGCTCTAG
- the ruvB gene encoding Holliday junction branch migration DNA helicase RuvB: MDNRNLVSAQPERTEEDFEKKLRPQSLGEFVGQQKIKDNLRIFITAALQRGESLDHVMLSGPPGLGKTTLAAIVAEEMGAAFKTTSGPALDKPASIAGILTNLDEGDVLFIDEIHRMSPVIEEYLYAAMEDYAIDILIDSGPSARSVRISLPPFTLVGATTRKGLLTAPLRARFGIDFRYDYYTADLLRRIVLRSAAIVGVEIEEEGAHEIARRSRGTPRIANRLLRRARDFAEVEGEGRITVALADHALNALDVDEAGLDEMDSRILLALMEKFEGGPVGVSTIAVAVSEDPGTVEEVYEPYLIQEGFLARTPRGRIATARAWDHFGLTPPPKQADIFDLG; encoded by the coding sequence ATGGACAACCGCAACCTCGTCTCCGCCCAGCCCGAGCGCACCGAGGAGGACTTCGAGAAGAAGCTCCGCCCGCAGTCGCTCGGCGAGTTCGTCGGGCAGCAGAAGATCAAGGACAACCTCCGCATCTTCATCACGGCCGCCCTCCAGCGCGGCGAGTCGCTCGACCACGTCATGCTCTCCGGCCCGCCGGGGCTCGGGAAGACGACGCTCGCCGCCATCGTCGCCGAGGAGATGGGGGCGGCCTTCAAGACGACGAGCGGGCCGGCGCTCGACAAGCCCGCCTCGATTGCCGGCATCCTCACCAACCTCGACGAGGGCGACGTGCTCTTCATCGACGAGATCCACCGGATGAGCCCGGTGATTGAGGAGTACCTCTACGCCGCGATGGAGGACTACGCGATCGACATCCTGATCGACTCCGGCCCGTCGGCGCGCTCGGTCCGCATCTCGCTGCCGCCGTTCACCCTCGTCGGCGCGACGACCCGGAAGGGCCTCCTCACCGCCCCGCTGAGGGCCCGCTTCGGGATCGACTTCCGCTACGACTACTACACGGCCGACCTCCTCCGCCGGATCGTCCTTCGCTCGGCCGCGATTGTGGGCGTCGAGATCGAGGAGGAGGGCGCGCACGAGATCGCCCGCCGGAGCCGGGGCACGCCGCGCATCGCCAACCGCCTGCTCCGCCGCGCGCGCGACTTCGCCGAGGTCGAGGGCGAGGGCCGGATCACGGTCGCCCTCGCCGACCACGCCCTCAACGCGCTCGACGTCGACGAGGCCGGCCTCGACGAGATGGACAGCCGCATCCTGCTCGCGCTGATGGAGAAGTTCGAGGGCGGGCCGGTCGGCGTCAGCACGATCGCCGTCGCTGTCAGCGAGGACCCGGGGACCGTCGAGGAGGTCTACGAGCCGTACCTGATCCAGGAGGGCTTCCTCGCCCGGACGCCGCGTGGGCGCATCGCCACGGCGCGGGCGTGGGACCACTTCGGCCTCACCCCGCCGCCCAAGCAGGCCGACATCTTCGACCTCGGCTAA
- a CDS encoding DUF3109 family protein produces the protein MFAIDHVLVSDALLDAPFACHLGRCLGGCCVHGDRGAPLEPDERAELERALPVVARDLRPEALRVIDEQGVWVEEEPGHYGTSCVDGRECVFVVYEGKVAKCALQQAYHAGRLDFEKPVSCHLFPVRIEPIGGTDVLNYEQIGLCKPAVRHGRRRGTQLYDFLRKPLTRKYGAAWYEQFRTACAERAAILFDTA, from the coding sequence ATGTTTGCTATCGACCATGTCCTCGTCTCCGACGCCCTCCTCGACGCGCCCTTCGCCTGCCACCTCGGCCGGTGCCTCGGCGGGTGCTGCGTCCACGGCGACCGCGGCGCGCCCCTCGAACCAGACGAGCGCGCCGAACTCGAACGCGCCCTCCCGGTCGTCGCCCGCGACCTCCGGCCCGAGGCGCTCCGCGTCATCGACGAGCAGGGCGTGTGGGTCGAGGAAGAGCCGGGCCACTACGGCACGTCCTGCGTGGACGGGCGCGAGTGCGTCTTCGTGGTCTACGAGGGGAAGGTCGCCAAGTGCGCGCTCCAGCAGGCCTACCACGCCGGCCGCCTCGACTTCGAGAAGCCGGTCTCGTGCCATCTCTTTCCGGTCCGCATCGAACCCATCGGCGGGACCGACGTCCTCAACTACGAACAGATTGGGCTCTGCAAACCCGCCGTCCGGCACGGCCGCCGGCGCGGCACGCAGCTCTACGACTTCCTCCGCAAGCCCCTCACCCGCAAGTACGGCGCGGCGTGGTACGAGCAGTTTCGGACCGCCTGCGCCGAGCGCGCCGCCATCTTGTTCGACACGGCCTAG
- the rpoN gene encoding RNA polymerase factor sigma-54, translating to MLNLQQKQSLQQKLSPQQIQYIKLLQLPTLELEQRIKEEMEINPLLEEGEEEEEQVVQTEADEHPQAEAKEAEKEREAEGDRDDEFDWDEFLNSSDDLYGYKARVDHSAEEEQREIPMPYKSSMAEHLRDQIGMLDFDSTQELIAEQIIGSIDEDGYLRRPIESIVDDIMFSQGLMLTDDDVEKVLKRLQRLDPVGIASRDLRECLLVQLEAMSDEVDGRETAIDIVRETYKAFTMKHFDTLLRKHNLHEEELKEAFDLIQRLDPKPGEGAFAASTNYVTPDFTVEVVDDEFIISLNGRNAPELRINRHYRQMWHELSAKKNGKATGGKSDTKQFLKNRMESARWFINSINQRRATMIKVMNAIVELQEDFFREGEGNLKPMILKDVAERIGMDISTISRVVNGKYVQTEWGVYELKYFFSEGLSTESGEEISNKEVKAIIERIVAEEDKEKPLSDQKIASMLEERGFKIARRTVTKYREQLGVPVARLRKEIVLA from the coding sequence ATGCTCAACCTTCAGCAGAAGCAGTCGCTCCAGCAGAAGCTCTCGCCGCAGCAGATCCAGTACATCAAGCTGCTGCAGCTCCCCACGCTGGAGCTCGAACAGCGGATCAAGGAGGAGATGGAGATCAACCCCCTCCTCGAAGAGGGCGAGGAGGAGGAGGAGCAGGTCGTCCAGACCGAGGCCGACGAGCACCCCCAGGCCGAGGCGAAGGAGGCCGAGAAGGAGCGCGAGGCCGAGGGCGACAGAGACGACGAGTTCGACTGGGACGAGTTTCTGAACAGCTCGGACGACCTCTACGGCTACAAGGCCCGCGTGGACCACTCCGCCGAGGAAGAGCAGCGCGAGATCCCGATGCCCTACAAGTCCTCGATGGCCGAGCACCTCCGCGACCAGATCGGGATGCTCGACTTCGACAGCACCCAGGAGCTCATCGCCGAGCAGATCATCGGGTCGATCGACGAGGACGGCTACCTCCGGCGGCCCATCGAGTCGATCGTGGACGACATCATGTTCAGCCAGGGCCTGATGCTGACCGACGACGACGTGGAGAAGGTTCTGAAGCGGCTCCAGCGCCTCGACCCCGTCGGGATCGCCAGCCGCGATCTCCGCGAGTGCCTCCTCGTCCAGCTCGAAGCGATGTCGGACGAGGTGGACGGCCGCGAGACCGCCATCGACATCGTGCGCGAGACGTACAAAGCGTTCACGATGAAGCACTTCGACACGCTCCTGCGCAAGCACAACCTCCACGAAGAGGAACTCAAGGAGGCGTTCGACCTCATCCAGCGCCTCGACCCCAAGCCGGGCGAGGGCGCCTTCGCCGCCAGCACCAACTACGTCACCCCGGACTTCACCGTCGAGGTCGTGGACGACGAGTTCATCATCTCGCTCAACGGCCGCAACGCGCCGGAGCTGCGCATCAACCGGCACTACCGCCAGATGTGGCACGAGCTCTCGGCCAAGAAGAACGGGAAGGCCACCGGCGGCAAGAGCGACACCAAGCAGTTCCTCAAGAACCGGATGGAGAGCGCCCGGTGGTTCATCAACTCGATCAACCAGCGCCGCGCGACGATGATCAAGGTGATGAACGCGATCGTCGAGCTCCAGGAGGACTTCTTCCGCGAGGGCGAGGGCAACCTCAAGCCGATGATCCTCAAGGACGTCGCCGAGCGCATCGGGATGGACATCTCGACGATCTCGCGCGTGGTCAACGGCAAGTACGTCCAGACCGAGTGGGGCGTCTACGAGCTCAAGTACTTCTTCTCCGAGGGCCTCTCGACCGAGAGCGGCGAGGAGATCTCCAACAAGGAGGTCAAGGCCATCATCGAGCGGATCGTGGCCGAGGAGGACAAGGAGAAGCCGCTGTCCGACCAGAAGATCGCGTCGATGCTGGAGGAGCGCGGGTTCAAGATCGCCCGCCGCACCGTGACGAAGTACCGCGAGCAACTCGGCGTCCCCGTTGCCCGCCTCCGCAAGGAAATCGTCCTGGCGTAG
- a CDS encoding DinB family protein: MLSTASDLDSLRRLARYDAWANCCLAEVLRDAHERPIRFLAHAAESERVWLRRIAGTQPASHTADFWPEVDADGCRALVAQAADALGAFVDLLDDDGLEQDAVYHNSKGAEYRTPVADVLTHVFLHSHYHRGQAATALRALDVDPPWTDFIAFARTTRAA; the protein is encoded by the coding sequence GTGCTTTCTACCGCGTCTGACCTTGACAGCCTGCGACGCCTCGCCCGGTACGATGCCTGGGCGAACTGCTGCCTCGCCGAGGTGCTCCGCGACGCGCACGAGCGCCCGATCCGCTTCCTCGCCCACGCCGCCGAGTCCGAACGGGTCTGGCTCCGCCGCATCGCCGGCACGCAGCCCGCAAGCCACACCGCCGACTTCTGGCCCGAAGTGGACGCCGACGGGTGCCGCGCGCTCGTCGCTCAGGCCGCCGACGCGCTTGGTGCGTTCGTGGACCTCCTCGACGACGACGGGCTAGAGCAGGACGCGGTCTACCACAACTCGAAGGGGGCTGAGTACCGCACGCCGGTTGCCGACGTGCTGACCCACGTGTTCCTCCACAGCCACTACCACCGGGGCCAAGCGGCGACCGCCCTTCGTGCCCTCGACGTAGACCCACCGTGGACGGACTTCATCGCGTTCGCTCGCACGACGCGCGCCGCGTGA